The genomic stretch CTGTCGGACGCGCTCGACGACCTGACCCCCGCCCACCGGGAGGTGCTCGTCGAGACGTACTTCAAGGGGCGTACGGTCAATGAGGCGGCGGAGACCCTGGGGATACCCAGCGGCACCGTCCGTTCCCGGGTGTTCTACGCCCTGCGGTCGATGAAGCTGGCTCTGGAGGAGCGGGGGGTGACGGCGTGATGAACACATACGGGGGATACGGAGCAGGGGGTCCGGGTATGTCTGGCCCCATGGGAACGCAGGGCTCTTCGGGCACGAACGAGCACGAGACCGTAGGCGCCTACGCCCTCGGGATTCTCGACGACGCCGAAGCAACCGCTTTCGAAATGCATCTGGCGACCTGCGAATGGTGCGCCCAGCAGCTCGACGAGCTGGCCGGGATGGAGCCGATGCTGGCCGCGCTGGCGGACCTGCCGGGCTCGGGCACACCCGCCATCGGGGAGTCGCTCTCGGCGAAGCCGAGCCCGAGGCTGGTGAACAACCTCGTCGACGAGGTCGCCGAGCGCCGCGCGATGACCCGTCGCCGCAGCTTCTACATGGTCGCCGCCGCTGCCGCGCTGATCATCGGTGGCCCGGTCGTGGCCATCGCCACCACCGGCGACGACGGCGGCACCTCGACCGAGGCGCACGGCACCAGCCCCGCCAAGGAAGCCTTCGACGTCATGTCCGACCGGGTCTCCGGCCGGGACGCCTCCACCAAGGTCACCGCGACGGTCGCCATGGAGCCCAAGGCCTGGGGCACGCACGCCGTGCTGGAGCTCAAGAACGTCACCGGCCCGGAGAAGTGCTCCCTGATCGCCGTGGGCAAGAACGGCGAGCGCGAGACGATCACCTCGTGGTCCGTCCCGAAGTGGGGCTACGGCATCCCGAACGCCAAGACCGAACAGGCCAAGCAGCCGCTGTACGTACACGGCGGAGCGGCCTTCACGCCCGAGGAGATCGAGCGCTTCGAGGTCATGACCTTCGAGGGCAAGCGTCTGGTCGAGGTGGCCGTGTGAAGCCACGCACTGCGGACGCATAGCTTCCAGGGCCCCCTTTCGCGTACGGTTGACGGCTGCCCAGCACGTCAGAAGGGGGCCCGGTGGCCGCACAGGCTCAACAGGAAACCGCGGTCGGCTCGGTCCCGGACTCGGTCCGGGACCGTGAGATCAGCGTCGAACAGGAACACCTGGACCGGGTGTACCGGCGCCTCGAGGAGAAGATCCACGAGGCGGA from Streptomyces davaonensis JCM 4913 encodes the following:
- a CDS encoding anti-sigma factor family protein, coding for MNTYGGYGAGGPGMSGPMGTQGSSGTNEHETVGAYALGILDDAEATAFEMHLATCEWCAQQLDELAGMEPMLAALADLPGSGTPAIGESLSAKPSPRLVNNLVDEVAERRAMTRRRSFYMVAAAAALIIGGPVVAIATTGDDGGTSTEAHGTSPAKEAFDVMSDRVSGRDASTKVTATVAMEPKAWGTHAVLELKNVTGPEKCSLIAVGKNGERETITSWSVPKWGYGIPNAKTEQAKQPLYVHGGAAFTPEEIERFEVMTFEGKRLVEVAV